A DNA window from Chryseobacterium sp. MEBOG06 contains the following coding sequences:
- a CDS encoding PD-(D/E)XK nuclease family protein — MKFLNKIIHELLAQNTDLSVFNIILPGKRPIVFIRQILEENNYSGLLPNFFTIEELINTIADKQVIQGIPLWLFSFDVYRSLNLIPRDNFSDFLKWFPTLQKDWDDILKFSDSDQAVLQYMFDEERIKEWAQDLGEDDDVPRKKFLNFWQNMNVFLPELKHRLQEKNWATSGMIHETAKIQIGDFAKNTSDHFVFCGFNAFTPVEEKLVRSLLQWNKAQCFFQADRYYFDDERQEAGKFLRNHKTWKEFDDNRAFQWIEDDFSQPKNIKVYEVSGNVTQTKVLPEIFKEITNKTYSNTAVVLLDENLLPASLDVMHEVENLNITMGFPLKNLSFSNAVKRLFYLQKQLEKNKSSYYYRDIFPILEELPKSVEDEKIIDDFKTKVEERNIVYISKKLLEELLSGLSYFGLLQKAAGTQAYLDRLIEFCQEVKWLEIDDIQYENVSHFENAFRIIKNQLTPYNIEIRMETLEILINQHINSESIDFQGEPLRGLQIMGLLETRLLNFENVILLSVNEGKLPLGNSQNTYIPFDIRRFFDLHTFLENDSIYAYHFYRLIQDAKNVHLLYNALSSGVNTGEKSRFLTQLEMESSHRIEHLIIENSSEPIATKPVEISKTPIVQERLQKWKEKVSASHLTSYLYNPIDFYLSKILKTSETDEIEEELSVKNYGNLVHYTLQEVYEVLKGKVLKESDLLNSVKAIDQYINIAIEKLKHQPEFYEKGMNYIHKAIAKKVIENVLNHDLELIRGGNKLEIVDIERKFEDVEFYLEGNDKISFFGFIDRIDKLNGTLRIIDYKTAKIKNLIVKIDSENVEGYFHNSERKQALQLCIYHYVVQHLPEFWGFPIETGIWSFADAKKGMVSLQFDKGNIDDAMKSVKSLILEILNPDVNFVETVKAY; from the coding sequence TTGAAATTCCTTAATAAGATCATTCACGAACTGCTGGCACAAAATACGGATCTTTCTGTGTTTAACATTATCCTGCCGGGTAAACGTCCTATTGTGTTTATAAGACAAATCCTTGAGGAAAATAACTACTCCGGACTTCTTCCCAATTTTTTTACGATTGAGGAGCTTATCAATACCATTGCAGATAAACAGGTCATACAGGGAATTCCGCTCTGGCTTTTTTCGTTTGATGTATACCGGAGTCTGAATCTTATCCCCAGAGATAATTTTTCGGATTTCCTGAAGTGGTTTCCGACTTTGCAGAAGGACTGGGATGATATCCTGAAATTCTCAGACAGCGACCAGGCTGTTCTGCAGTATATGTTTGATGAAGAAAGGATCAAAGAATGGGCTCAGGACCTGGGTGAGGATGATGATGTTCCAAGAAAGAAATTCCTTAATTTCTGGCAGAATATGAATGTTTTTCTTCCGGAATTAAAACATAGATTACAGGAGAAGAACTGGGCAACCTCAGGAATGATCCATGAGACGGCTAAAATTCAAATTGGAGATTTTGCGAAGAACACTTCCGATCATTTTGTTTTTTGTGGTTTTAACGCCTTTACTCCGGTGGAGGAAAAACTGGTAAGAAGTCTTTTGCAATGGAATAAAGCACAGTGCTTTTTTCAGGCAGACCGTTATTATTTTGATGATGAAAGACAGGAAGCCGGAAAGTTTCTCAGAAACCATAAAACATGGAAAGAATTTGATGACAACAGAGCTTTTCAATGGATTGAAGATGATTTTAGCCAGCCAAAGAACATCAAAGTATATGAAGTCTCCGGAAATGTGACCCAAACGAAGGTTCTCCCTGAGATATTCAAAGAAATTACTAATAAGACCTATTCCAATACAGCGGTAGTACTGCTGGATGAAAATCTTCTTCCTGCGAGTCTGGATGTGATGCATGAGGTGGAAAATCTTAATATTACAATGGGGTTTCCGCTGAAGAACCTTTCTTTCTCCAATGCGGTAAAAAGACTTTTCTATCTGCAGAAACAGCTGGAAAAAAACAAATCATCGTACTACTACAGGGATATTTTCCCTATTTTGGAAGAGCTTCCCAAATCTGTGGAAGATGAGAAGATTATTGATGATTTTAAAACAAAAGTAGAAGAGAGGAATATTGTTTACATCTCTAAAAAGCTTTTAGAAGAACTTTTAAGCGGACTTTCTTACTTTGGGCTCCTTCAAAAAGCAGCGGGTACTCAGGCTTATCTGGATAGGCTTATTGAGTTTTGTCAGGAGGTGAAATGGCTGGAAATAGATGATATTCAGTACGAGAACGTATCCCACTTTGAAAACGCATTCAGGATCATTAAAAATCAGCTGACGCCGTATAATATCGAAATCAGAATGGAAACTCTTGAAATTCTGATCAATCAGCATATTAATTCTGAAAGTATAGATTTCCAGGGAGAGCCTTTACGCGGACTACAGATAATGGGATTGCTGGAAACGCGTCTTCTGAATTTTGAAAATGTTATTCTGCTTTCTGTGAACGAGGGTAAACTGCCTCTTGGAAACTCTCAGAATACCTATATTCCATTCGATATCCGAAGGTTCTTTGACCTTCATACATTCCTAGAAAATGACAGTATTTATGCGTACCATTTTTACAGGCTGATTCAGGATGCAAAGAATGTCCATTTGCTATACAATGCATTAAGCTCAGGAGTAAATACCGGAGAGAAAAGCCGTTTCCTTACCCAGCTGGAAATGGAGAGCTCGCATCGGATAGAGCATCTGATTATTGAGAATTCCTCAGAGCCAATTGCTACAAAGCCTGTAGAAATTTCAAAAACTCCGATTGTACAGGAACGTCTTCAGAAATGGAAGGAAAAGGTCTCTGCTTCTCACCTTACAAGTTACCTCTATAATCCGATAGATTTTTATTTGTCCAAAATTTTAAAAACTTCAGAAACGGATGAAATAGAAGAGGAGCTATCTGTAAAAAATTATGGAAATCTGGTCCATTATACGCTTCAAGAAGTTTATGAGGTATTAAAGGGTAAAGTTTTAAAAGAAAGCGATTTATTAAATTCAGTTAAAGCAATAGATCAGTATATAAATATTGCTATAGAAAAGCTTAAGCATCAGCCTGAGTTCTATGAAAAAGGGATGAATTATATCCATAAGGCCATTGCAAAGAAGGTTATCGAAAATGTTCTCAATCATGATCTTGAACTGATAAGAGGCGGTAATAAACTGGAGATTGTGGATATCGAAAGAAAGTTTGAAGATGTAGAATTTTATCTGGAGGGAAATGATAAAATTTCCTTCTTCGGATTTATCGACAGAATTGATAAACTGAATGGAACTTTAAGAATTATTGATTATAAAACTGCTAAAATTAAAAATCTTATTGTAAAAATTGATAGTGAAAATGTAGAAGGATACTTCCATAACAGCGAGAGAAAGCAAGCGCTTCAGCTGTGTATTTATCATTATGTAGTGCAGCATCTTCCCGAATTTTGGGGATTTCCGATAGAAACAGGGATCTGGAGTTTTGCTGATGCTAAAAAAGGAATGGTTTCTCTACAGTTTGATAAGGGAAATATTGATGATGCCATGAAATCGGTCAAAAGTCTTATTCTTGAGATCCTGAATCCGGATGTTAATTTTGTAGAAACGGTGAAAGCATATTAA
- a CDS encoding patatin-like phospholipase family protein, whose protein sequence is MKKSLLFLAIIFSFISKSQQRNDSLDLALQNVTKDTKFGLALSGGGAKGFAHIGILKMIDSLGIRVDYITGTSMGGILGGLYAMGYNADQLKHTVYKVDWNRILSNKIPYSKVNISEKDEYDKYILEFPVVKGIPTLPSSYIEGQYMGEVLNTLTFNTKHINDFSKLRIPIQLTSSDIENGGLIMQKKGSLPLAIRSTLAIPAAFAPVYIDGKLLVDGGLDRNYPANEVREMGADFVIGGYTGFRLFTKKEIENPMKMIYQTHAIRSVEDFKHQKGLSNILVDFVDPLGDITTKDFAKYRKIIKIGELEARKHLPEFVALAEAQRKLGIKYDHQMIEEVKLPTTKFTFNEEDGTPIKDEGEIEVLKRQMGLVEGRYYDVKTVNEAIDRIFGMRQYVKVYYTYTNIGDALAMNIFVKRAKKGAFKLAMHYDTEQSVGIIVNYTYRNILLNRSRFLATLDISERFKAKLAYQQFLNSGERLWFDVEAKMVSLKSNDLNFRLYDVGNEDSGDRFPNHIYRNVTAKIALNYNVSSNAFISVGTEFSTERMYTLLDKVDQSRIDNYSKKLYNHSNFNTFLKFEQNNLNKRYFFTKGNHLQLSTRFYYGDEYQLYDLETVQPLLYPILNPKEPYYYQPKNLVSFTLNENFAYPITRRLAAKANLFIGASFGAKREDQIPYFFLNQKYNLGGSEYNYDLLSPEFNGLRQKELPMTSVAKASLALQYRIMKRLYLTPSFSYGKVSEEFSPFNDSFEMFGYGVNLGYESLIGPISINVSRNNQLDFSRIYLSIGFKF, encoded by the coding sequence ATGAAAAAAAGCCTATTATTTTTAGCTATAATTTTTTCTTTTATCAGCAAGTCTCAACAAAGGAATGATTCTCTGGATCTTGCGCTTCAAAATGTAACTAAAGATACTAAATTTGGTCTTGCACTCAGCGGTGGTGGAGCAAAGGGCTTTGCCCATATCGGTATTTTGAAGATGATAGATTCTCTTGGGATTCGGGTAGATTACATTACAGGAACCAGTATGGGAGGTATTCTTGGCGGGCTGTATGCGATGGGCTACAATGCAGACCAGCTGAAACATACGGTCTATAAAGTAGATTGGAACAGGATTTTGAGTAACAAAATACCTTACAGCAAAGTTAATATCAGTGAAAAGGATGAGTATGACAAATACATTCTTGAATTTCCTGTAGTAAAAGGAATTCCCACTCTTCCCAGCTCGTATATTGAAGGGCAGTATATGGGAGAGGTTCTTAATACTCTTACGTTCAATACCAAACATATTAATGATTTCAGTAAGTTGAGGATTCCTATACAGCTTACTTCTTCCGATATTGAAAATGGTGGATTAATCATGCAGAAAAAAGGATCTTTACCGTTGGCTATTCGTTCTACATTAGCAATTCCGGCAGCTTTTGCTCCTGTTTATATTGATGGAAAGCTCCTTGTAGATGGAGGATTGGACAGAAATTATCCAGCCAATGAAGTTCGTGAGATGGGGGCAGATTTTGTAATTGGAGGATATACCGGTTTTCGTCTTTTCACCAAAAAGGAAATTGAGAATCCGATGAAAATGATTTATCAGACCCATGCTATACGTTCTGTGGAAGATTTTAAACATCAGAAAGGACTGTCCAATATTCTGGTTGACTTTGTAGACCCGCTGGGAGATATCACCACAAAGGATTTTGCCAAATACAGGAAGATCATTAAAATTGGAGAATTAGAGGCCAGAAAGCATCTTCCGGAGTTCGTAGCACTGGCAGAAGCCCAACGGAAACTGGGGATTAAATATGACCATCAGATGATTGAAGAAGTAAAGCTTCCTACCACGAAATTCACTTTTAATGAAGAAGATGGTACTCCAATTAAAGATGAAGGAGAAATTGAAGTCCTTAAAAGGCAAATGGGGCTGGTAGAAGGCAGATATTATGATGTGAAAACCGTTAATGAAGCAATAGACAGAATATTTGGAATGCGCCAATATGTAAAAGTATATTACACGTATACCAATATAGGTGACGCTCTTGCCATGAATATTTTTGTGAAAAGGGCTAAAAAAGGAGCTTTTAAACTGGCGATGCATTATGATACAGAACAGTCTGTTGGTATTATTGTAAACTATACATACCGGAATATTCTTTTAAACAGGTCGAGATTCCTGGCAACATTGGATATTTCAGAGCGTTTTAAAGCTAAATTAGCTTACCAGCAGTTTTTAAACAGTGGAGAGCGCTTATGGTTTGATGTGGAGGCTAAAATGGTTAGTCTTAAGAGTAATGATTTGAATTTCCGACTTTATGATGTAGGTAATGAAGATAGTGGTGACCGATTTCCTAACCATATTTACAGAAATGTTACTGCGAAGATTGCTCTTAACTACAATGTGAGCTCTAACGCTTTTATCTCTGTGGGAACGGAATTCAGTACTGAAAGAATGTATACTTTGCTGGATAAAGTAGATCAGTCCAGGATAGATAATTACAGTAAAAAGCTTTACAATCACAGCAATTTTAATACCTTTCTGAAGTTTGAACAGAATAACCTCAACAAAAGATACTTCTTTACCAAAGGGAATCATCTTCAGCTAAGCACAAGGTTCTATTACGGGGATGAATATCAATTGTATGATCTGGAAACTGTACAGCCTCTTTTATATCCTATACTGAATCCGAAGGAACCTTATTACTATCAGCCTAAAAATCTGGTTTCTTTTACTTTGAATGAAAATTTTGCCTACCCAATTACAAGAAGATTAGCGGCAAAAGCAAATCTTTTCATAGGAGCAAGTTTTGGTGCAAAAAGGGAAGATCAAATTCCTTATTTCTTTCTGAATCAGAAATATAATCTGGGAGGAAGCGAATATAACTATGACCTATTGAGTCCTGAATTCAACGGGCTCCGCCAGAAAGAGCTGCCTATGACTTCTGTGGCGAAGGCATCTCTGGCTCTTCAGTATAGAATTATGAAAAGATTATACCTTACACCTTCCTTCAGCTATGGTAAAGTGAGTGAGGAGTTTTCTCCTTTTAATGATAGTTTTGAGATGTTTGGCTACGGAGTGAACCTCGGATATGAATCACTCATAGGCCCTATCAGTATTAATGTTTCCAGAAATAACCAACTTGATTTTTCAAGGATATATCTAAGTATTGGCTTTAAATTTTAA
- a CDS encoding cytochrome-c peroxidase encodes MKFSDLKLVVLLGGICAFFMQHTIQKYSVDYGEVAEQYKKPVKYWPGPSVDADVDWKEFEAIEWDSNYYDTQEIPEVILGKKLFFDPKLSSSSQVSCSSCHNPELGWADGQELALGNDHLQGKRNTQSLFNIADRTSYFWDGRAKSLEEQLVGPISAHNEMNMKPEKLAGKLSKYKEYRELFKEVYQKDKITFDQIASALAAFQKTIRSQPSKLDKFIKGDYKAMSDKEIYGMHLFRTKARCMNCHYGKNLTDESFHNIGLTYYKREYEDLGLYHITGKADDVGKFKTPSLRDLTYTAPWMHNGLMDDMHGIVSLYNSGMQMINPTAEEKMADPNFPVTDQRMKPLKLNEQEIDAVVAFLKSISGSYYKMPRPEIPRK; translated from the coding sequence ATGAAATTTTCAGATCTTAAATTGGTTGTCCTCCTCGGAGGCATTTGTGCCTTCTTTATGCAGCATACAATCCAAAAGTATAGTGTGGATTATGGAGAGGTAGCAGAACAGTATAAAAAACCAGTGAAATATTGGCCAGGGCCTTCAGTGGATGCAGATGTTGACTGGAAAGAATTTGAAGCCATAGAATGGGATTCCAATTATTATGATACACAGGAAATCCCAGAGGTAATATTAGGGAAAAAGCTTTTTTTTGACCCAAAACTTTCATCATCCAGCCAGGTTTCCTGCAGCAGTTGTCACAATCCTGAACTGGGTTGGGCAGACGGCCAGGAACTTGCTTTGGGTAATGATCATTTACAGGGAAAAAGAAATACACAATCTCTTTTCAATATTGCGGACAGAACATCCTATTTCTGGGACGGAAGAGCCAAAAGTCTCGAAGAACAGCTTGTAGGACCCATTTCTGCCCATAATGAAATGAATATGAAACCGGAAAAACTTGCCGGAAAGCTATCAAAGTACAAGGAGTACAGAGAGCTTTTCAAAGAGGTTTATCAGAAAGACAAAATTACATTCGATCAAATAGCCAGTGCATTAGCTGCTTTTCAAAAGACGATAAGGAGCCAGCCAAGTAAACTGGATAAGTTTATCAAAGGAGACTATAAAGCCATGAGCGATAAGGAAATTTACGGTATGCACTTATTCCGGACCAAAGCAAGATGTATGAACTGCCATTATGGAAAAAACCTGACGGATGAATCTTTCCACAATATAGGACTCACCTACTATAAACGCGAGTATGAAGATCTTGGTCTTTATCATATTACCGGAAAAGCAGATGATGTAGGAAAGTTCAAAACCCCATCTTTGAGAGATCTCACTTATACCGCTCCATGGATGCATAACGGACTGATGGATGATATGCATGGAATTGTAAGCCTTTATAATAGCGGGATGCAGATGATTAACCCTACTGCTGAAGAAAAGATGGCAGATCCCAATTTCCCGGTTACAGATCAGCGGATGAAACCGCTAAAGCTCAACGAACAGGAAATAGATGCTGTAGTTGCTTTTTTAAAGAGTATATCCGGAAGTTATTACAAAATGCCGCGTCCGGAAATTCCGCGGAAATAG
- a CDS encoding DUF6850 family outer membrane beta-barrel protein produces MKHFLSISTLLISLSGIKLQAQVNDSIIGKIREEYSYERLIKNSITANPASRPGARKYSITTFNVLTENSNTPQQIQQKGKGKNLWGAEAQTLQIIDDKTTVWGDASYTQGKNKRMVWNENADYDLIYPYVAADSVGGDMKFESYRFSGGYSKKINVYTIGIMGSYHATLSYRDIDPRPKNTAADFSLALGANKLMFKKFKIGIYLDAEKYTQKHYLSFVSNQGYPMIYNMSGLGNYNELLSGKLRQAYYEGWSYGGGLQIFEADHRNWYLNIGLKKFNLDKLLTEYSDLNASKIDEQQFTFSAGKFFDSGKIFWGISAEGNSIERKGTENLFLNENSRNYIQIGSAEKYNHKINNITFRGLVQTGNEASKFSFVPFFGWIQEKEKYSSPISRIELSKLIYGADYQWLKTFSSSQALSFLLGVSANKVYQKDRQFNISAKPSINDMLQENYAFQSSDFWRAKLDIHFHFSFPVVKNAFAGGKIMYTNFNNGSNVLFAATIGSIF; encoded by the coding sequence ATGAAACATTTCCTTTCCATATCCACCCTGCTCATCTCATTATCAGGTATAAAACTTCAGGCTCAGGTGAATGACTCCATCATAGGGAAAATACGTGAGGAATACAGCTATGAAAGGCTTATTAAAAACAGTATAACTGCAAATCCAGCCAGCCGGCCGGGGGCAAGAAAATACAGCATTACCACTTTCAACGTTCTGACTGAAAACAGCAATACTCCCCAGCAAATACAGCAAAAAGGCAAAGGAAAAAACCTATGGGGAGCCGAAGCCCAAACTTTACAGATTATTGATGATAAAACTACGGTCTGGGGCGATGCTTCTTATACACAGGGAAAGAACAAGCGGATGGTATGGAACGAAAATGCTGATTATGATCTCATCTACCCTTATGTAGCAGCCGACAGTGTAGGTGGTGATATGAAGTTTGAAAGCTACCGTTTTTCAGGAGGTTATTCCAAAAAGATCAATGTATACACTATAGGAATAATGGGAAGTTATCATGCCACCCTCAGTTACAGGGATATAGATCCCCGCCCAAAGAATACGGCAGCAGATTTCTCTTTAGCACTGGGAGCTAATAAGCTGATGTTCAAAAAATTTAAAATAGGGATTTATCTGGATGCTGAAAAATACACTCAAAAGCATTATCTGAGCTTTGTCAGCAATCAGGGCTACCCTATGATCTATAATATGAGCGGACTTGGGAATTATAACGAACTGCTTTCAGGAAAACTTCGCCAGGCTTACTATGAAGGCTGGTCATATGGCGGAGGTCTACAGATCTTTGAAGCAGATCACAGAAACTGGTATCTCAATATTGGACTGAAAAAGTTTAATCTTGATAAACTGTTGACGGAATATTCGGATCTCAATGCCTCAAAAATTGATGAGCAGCAATTTACTTTCTCAGCAGGAAAGTTTTTTGATTCGGGTAAAATATTCTGGGGCATTTCAGCTGAAGGAAACAGCATAGAAAGAAAAGGAACAGAGAATCTGTTTCTAAATGAGAATTCCAGAAATTACATTCAGATAGGTAGTGCAGAAAAATACAATCACAAAATAAATAATATCACTTTCAGAGGGCTTGTACAGACAGGTAATGAAGCGTCAAAATTTTCTTTCGTTCCGTTCTTCGGCTGGATTCAGGAAAAAGAGAAATACAGCAGCCCAATATCAAGAATTGAATTAAGTAAGCTTATTTACGGTGCGGATTATCAATGGTTAAAAACTTTTTCATCCAGTCAGGCATTGTCTTTCTTATTAGGGGTTTCAGCAAATAAAGTATATCAGAAAGACCGTCAGTTCAATATATCCGCAAAACCATCTATCAATGATATGCTGCAGGAAAATTATGCTTTTCAGTCTTCAGATTTCTGGCGGGCAAAGCTTGATATTCATTTTCATTTCAGCTTCCCTGTTGTAAAGAACGCTTTTGCAGGAGGTAAAATAATGTACACTAATTTCAATAATGGCAGCAATGTTTTATTTGCAGCAACAATAGGAAGTATTTTTTAA
- a CDS encoding DUF4876 domain-containing protein has product MLKQLFRTLLLLCAVITFTACSSDSNEAPEAQTSLKLEVKVVPENIQVKEYKHLTISFKELNTGFTTTKELKNTNTLQVSLPSGTYHIIAEGSILYTDNSGSIEAKVAGVQTAMVINGKEISKTIALSLKAGSNTDLILEEVFFTGTKTPQGAMYFGDQYFKITNNTDQTLYADGMLLIQSSFMTSEKQEYSPNIIGTTLSAGAIIRIPGTGNTYPVKPGESIVIAEDAINHKAFNSLSVDLSHANFQIFKEDSEDIDNPAVPKMVNVFEKMVIHTQGYYAYALARMPQGMTNEALIAQNTYTYNYNLSFGGDVYPMDGTAVKIPNEWIVDAVNLSVQDSFQWLVTSPSLDMGWTSVTSFDGDKNRFGKAVRRKVTGQNMEGRNIFKDTNNSTVDFDHGVKPSLFN; this is encoded by the coding sequence ATGTTAAAACAATTATTTAGAACACTATTACTATTGTGTGCTGTAATCACTTTTACAGCATGTTCTTCCGACTCCAACGAGGCTCCGGAAGCACAAACGTCATTAAAACTGGAGGTTAAAGTAGTCCCTGAGAACATCCAGGTAAAAGAATATAAACACCTTACCATAAGTTTCAAAGAACTGAACACCGGTTTTACCACTACTAAAGAACTTAAAAATACGAATACACTACAGGTTTCTCTTCCTTCAGGAACGTATCATATCATTGCGGAAGGCAGTATTCTTTATACTGATAATTCAGGATCTATTGAAGCTAAAGTAGCGGGAGTACAGACAGCAATGGTGATCAATGGCAAAGAAATCAGCAAAACAATAGCTCTTTCTCTAAAGGCAGGAAGCAACACTGATCTGATTCTTGAAGAGGTGTTCTTTACCGGAACAAAAACACCACAGGGAGCGATGTATTTTGGAGATCAGTATTTTAAAATCACCAACAATACAGACCAGACTTTATATGCTGACGGAATGCTATTGATCCAATCCAGCTTTATGACCAGCGAAAAACAGGAATACAGCCCCAATATTATAGGAACCACCCTATCTGCCGGAGCCATTATCAGAATCCCTGGTACGGGAAACACTTATCCTGTAAAACCGGGTGAGTCTATTGTCATCGCAGAAGATGCTATTAACCATAAAGCATTTAACTCGTTATCTGTTGATCTTTCCCATGCTAACTTCCAGATTTTCAAAGAAGATTCCGAAGATATCGACAACCCTGCTGTTCCGAAAATGGTCAACGTTTTTGAAAAAATGGTGATTCACACCCAAGGATATTATGCGTATGCTTTAGCACGTATGCCTCAGGGAATGACTAATGAAGCATTGATCGCTCAGAACACCTATACTTATAATTACAATCTGAGTTTCGGAGGTGATGTATATCCTATGGACGGAACCGCTGTGAAAATTCCTAACGAATGGATTGTAGATGCTGTGAATCTAAGTGTACAGGATTCTTTCCAATGGCTGGTAACATCTCCTTCTCTGGATATGGGATGGACTTCTGTGACCTCATTTGACGGAGATAAAAACCGTTTCGGAAAAGCAGTACGCAGAAAAGTGACAGGACAGAACATGGAGGGCAGGAATATCTTTAAAGATACCAACAACTCCACAGTAGATTTTGATCATGGGGTAAAACCATCTTTATTTAACTAA